The sequence below is a genomic window from Lepus europaeus isolate LE1 chromosome 20, mLepTim1.pri, whole genome shotgun sequence.
TGAACTTTGGTTTGAGGAAAATCAGTTCACCACAGAGAGATCCGAGCGGAGGCCGTGGCCCTGGCAGTCTCTTGTGCAAAGTAAGGCGGATTGGAGCTCCAGGAGAACTAAACGGAGAagacagggacctggagacaAACCCGGCGGGGGCTCCGCCCTGCTCGCCGCCAGGGGTCTCCACCTGCACTTCCAGCAGAGCGGGAGCTCTGGGGGAGGCCCGCGGCGCTCACTGTCAATCAAGCTACCGGAAGGTagagctaactttttttttttccaacttgcaAGATAAAACATTCTAATCCATACAAGTTTCTTCTGCTTATCAAATTCATCTCGCGAAGCTGAAGGGAAAGGCAGGTATCCGTCTTGCCCCCAGACTCCCTCACGTTTAAGTGCAAAAGAACACTGACTAGCACAGCATTCTTTAAAATTATAGCTCAAAGCGCCAGTGTTGCCCGAGACGTACGTGAACTCTACTACAATCACGTTAACCACAGTCTAGGAAAATATTCGTAACCTATATCACAGGAAAAAAGGGCCACGTCTCTAACTTGGAATTTAACTTAGGAACCAGGGGTTCGAATGCAGCCATGCTGGAAACGAAGCTTCAGAGCCACCCTGGCCTCGGCTGGGCTGTGGTGTGCCTGGGCCGTGGTGTGTGCCTGGGCCGTGGTGTGCCTGGGCCGTGGTGTGCCTGGGCCGTGGTGTGCCTGGGCCGCGGTGCGTGCCTGGGCTGCGATGTGCCTGGGCTGTGGTGCGCGCGGGGCTTTCTTTCTGCGCCGGCCAGAGGCCTCCCTCCCACcggctcccctccctgctgcctggctgctgctccccagccccaagCAATCCTCGCCCCCACTGCTGCCCGGAGGAGGAGCTCCCACCCGCCCCGGGCTTACGTGGCTGCGTGGCGGCTACTGGCTCTGCAGGCCCAGACAGTGCACCTCGTCCTTGCCCTTGGTGTTGTAGCCCGGGAGGGGCTGCCCGTACTTGTCCACGCACCAGCAGAAGCCCCGCTTTCTGCCCTTGGAGGGGCGGCACTGAGGGACAGAGATGGGGACGGAGCCGTGAGCCTCGGGGGCTGGGTCCGCTGGCAACCAGGGCCTGAGACGGAGCCGTGGTCgaacgtgtgtgtgtatgtgggacCTGCAGGCCCACTGTGTGCACGCGGGGATCATTTCCTTGGACTCTTGTcaagtgggggcggggcggggcgggggaagGACGCTGTGTCCACCGGAGCCCTCGTGCTGGCCTCTGAAGCCGGCCCGGGCTGCCGCACGGTGCCTTCTGAGCAGGAGTTTGCAGAGGGGCAGTGGGTGTGAGTTAGAGCCCAAGGCAGCCTGGGCTCCGCGTGGGCCGCAGCAGACACTGCAGCGTGGCCAGAGTGTGGTGAAGACGCCAGGCCGCGTGGCGTGGGCTGTGCAGTCAGAGGACCCCACAGTTCTCCCACCCTGAAGCCAGAGGGGCACACTgatacaggtgcacacacacacctacacacacagtgacacaccTAAACACAGCCATACAcctatacacacacccacacacacacagtcacacatacagtgacacacctacacacacctaAACACAGCCATAACCTATACACacacctaaacacacacacagtcacacatctAAACACACACCTCATACACAGCCATACATttatacacacacctacacacacacagtcacacatacacacctaaacacacacccacatacacagcCATATACTTACACACACACCTAAACACACAATACATACAGTCACAGTCACATATAAttatacacgcacacacatgcacacacatgaacatatacacgtgcacacaaacacacacatatacacacatacatacataaacatatcTTTACATGCAAGTACAAACATACAGtctacatacacatacatgtacacatacacacacatatacacacatacataaacacatatcTTTACATGCAAGTACAAACACACAGtctacatacacatacatgtacacatgcaaGCAGGCACATACAtgagcacacacatgcatgtgcacacacacatgccaagGAGCCGGGGGAAGGCTGGGGCGCCCCGTGCAGCGGTCGCCCATAGCAGGTCTGGGTCTGCAGCCCCGTGGTCGGCCTGGCTCCCGACGGTGTAAAACACACACCAGGTATGAGCGGAGGAGCCGGCAGTGAGCAGCCTCTCGTGTGGAGCACAGGAAGGGGGCGGAGGGCTGGTTCCAGCGGCTGGGCTGCTGAGTTGCCGGGTGGGGAAGTCGCGGTGCCGCCCTTAGGATGTGCGCCCATCCGCTGCTAGGCGCAGGGCACTGCAGCCACAGCTCCTGGCGGCAGGAAGGcatggggcggggcctggcgctCAAGGGCACCTCGCGCCACAGTGGCTGGTCCCGGGGTCCTCGCTCCAGCACGCGGTGCTCAGGGCGACGTCCGGGTGCCGGGCGCCAGCCGCCCCAGGCCGCTCACCTGCTTCTTCTTGTAGAAGCCCTTCTTGTCACAGTTGGGGATGTGCACGCCGCGGGGGCTCAGCACGTTGAGGAACTTGAGGTGGTTCAAGGTGTCCTCCATCTCACGccggcaggggccctggggacagaggcagcCCGGCACGGTCACGCCACCACCCTGGCCCgcgtgccctcccccaccccaggcctcagaGAGCCCCAGTGCCGGGGGGGGGGCGTGGTGTGCACCCACAGGTGCTCCGCTCTTCCCCTGCTGCAGCTCCGGCCCCTCAGAGCCCCCAGGCTCAGTTCCGGCTGCAAGGTGGGGGGCACGCAGGGCAGAGGCTGCCCACACTTCCCCCAGACCCCCTGGACAACTGGGACCAGAGGAGAAGCGCTCACGTATTCCATCTCCCGCTTGGACTCGGAGGAGAAGTTCTGGGTGTCCGTGCTCTGTGACTCGTAGTCGACCTTGTAGCGCTGGCTGTCCTTGGCCTGGCCCTTCTTGATGGCGTCCATCTTGCCGTGCAGGGGGTGGAACTTGGAGTCGGGCACCCGGTGCGTGCTGGGCATGGTCTGGCCCTCCACGGCCCCCGTGCCATGCTCCTCCTCTGACTCACTGGTGTTCCCtggaagcaggagagggagacTGAGGCAGGGCGTGGCTGACCGACAGCCCCAGATGGGGTTGAGGACCACCTCGatttgggggggcgggggggggaacAGCTTGTCACCCTCTGGACAACCACGGTTGAAGGCAGCTCCCGCAATATCTCCAAATAGCCAGGAGGGGGAGTGGTGCGTGTTCCCAGCACAAAGAAGTGGTAAGCGGCCGAGGCCACAGAGGTGCCGGGGACCCCATCCGGTCATGAAATGCTGCACACACCGCACCCCCAGAATGTGTACGGTCGTGATGTGtcacatattaaaaaataaaaaccacatctCATTTCAGGTGGACAGATGTTTCCCTCCGTTCTGCTCTTTGTATTCAACTGGAGATCGCATGGTTTGAAAATTTAGCACAGTTCTTGTGGTGTTAAGCCAGGACACTGGCACAACTCCATACAACTCGCAGGGTGGCCTCCACCCAGCCACCAGCCCTGTGCAGCTGCCACTAACGCTTCCCCCAGCAGGTGGCGGCCGAGAGCCACGGAAGGCCATGGAGCGGCCAGAGAGCCTCAGGCAGCCGGCGTGTGCTGCGCcccggggctgggaggaggtCCTGCTCGCCCGCCGTGCACCGCCGCAGGCTCTGGGTGCGACTGTGCCCTCCTGCTAGTGGGACCATCACCCACTTC
It includes:
- the IGFBP3 gene encoding insulin-like growth factor-binding protein 3, with the protein product MQRARPALWAAVLTALALLRGPPVARAGAGSVGTGPVVRCEPCDARALAQCAPPPTSPPCAELVREPGCGCCLTCALLEGQPCGVYTERCGSGLLCRPQPGEVRPLQALLQGRGSCVNASAAGRLRAYLLPAPSAPGNTSESEEEHGTGAVEGQTMPSTHRVPDSKFHPLHGKMDAIKKGQAKDSQRYKVDYESQSTDTQNFSSESKREMEYGPCRREMEDTLNHLKFLNVLSPRGVHIPNCDKKGFYKKKQCRPSKGRKRGFCWCVDKYGQPLPGYNTKGKDEVHCLGLQSQ